A stretch of Acidimicrobiales bacterium DNA encodes these proteins:
- a CDS encoding recombinase family protein, producing MTTQHVLGYLRVSTEEQARSGLGLDAQRERIASEANRRGWSVTWITDDGYTAATLDRPGITAALAQLRSGEATTLVVSKLDRLSRSLLDFAGLMERAQKEKWNVVCLDLGIDLSTPQGQLMANVMASFAAYERELIRQRTRDALAALKMRGARLGRPVVVPTAVRQLVGRWRAAGATWQGCADALNASGIPTAHGGARWYASTARGVLESARLDAEAEARRAVAS from the coding sequence ATGACCACACAACACGTGCTCGGGTACCTCCGAGTCAGCACCGAGGAACAAGCACGCTCCGGCCTTGGGCTCGACGCCCAGCGGGAGCGCATCGCCAGCGAAGCCAACCGCCGAGGCTGGTCGGTCACCTGGATCACCGACGACGGCTACACGGCGGCAACGCTCGACCGGCCGGGCATCACGGCGGCGCTGGCGCAGCTGCGCTCGGGCGAGGCCACCACGCTCGTCGTGTCCAAGCTCGACCGGCTGAGCCGGAGCCTCCTCGACTTCGCCGGCCTGATGGAGCGGGCGCAGAAGGAGAAGTGGAACGTCGTCTGCCTGGACCTCGGCATCGACCTCAGCACCCCGCAAGGGCAGCTGATGGCAAACGTCATGGCGTCGTTCGCTGCCTACGAGCGGGAGTTGATCCGGCAGCGCACCCGTGACGCCCTGGCGGCACTGAAGATGCGGGGTGCCCGGTTGGGTCGGCCGGTGGTGGTCCCGACCGCCGTGCGCCAGCTGGTCGGGCGGTGGCGGGCAGCTGGTGCCACGTGGCAGGGGTGCGCCGATGCCCTGAACGCCAGCGGCATTCCAACCGCCCACGGCGGCGCACGTTGGTACGCCTCCACGGCGAGGGGCGTCTTGGAGTCGGCACGCCTGGATGCCGAGGCCGAGGCCCGGCGGGCGGTGGCGTCGTGA
- a CDS encoding tyrosine-type recombinase/integrase: MTKRKETGNWRARYWDAEGKQHSRTFALKGHAETWLRTELDALHSGKPKQSESVAGEGITFGAHAEAWLAAKAKGDVRPNTLSLYRLHYRNHIAPTFADRPLDAVTKAEVKAWWAALLVKPKNGNPKNGSLSRATCAKVYRLLRQLFGAAVEDDLLGANPCQIRGAAQEPDYSLAYDEPPDADEVRAFAAAVGDRYSAMVLLAGFGGLRWGEVVGLQRRHIDLTKGTVRVVQQIVRQGGSAIDVGETKTSAGRRTVWLHPEAVDALRVHLATHVASGPTAYLFTAPEGGLVRNQNWRKRVWLPATVAVGREGRRFHDLRHAAATFAALTGASTKDLMARMGHKSQAAAIRYQHATQSEQAAIAERLAALLATPATKPDLRLVEGDG, from the coding sequence GTGACGAAGCGCAAGGAGACCGGCAACTGGCGGGCTCGCTATTGGGACGCCGAGGGCAAGCAGCACTCGCGCACCTTCGCGTTGAAGGGCCACGCCGAGACGTGGTTGCGCACCGAGCTTGATGCCCTCCACTCGGGCAAGCCCAAGCAGTCGGAGTCGGTCGCCGGTGAGGGCATCACGTTCGGGGCGCACGCCGAGGCATGGCTCGCGGCGAAGGCCAAGGGTGACGTGCGGCCGAACACGCTGTCGCTCTACCGGCTCCACTACCGGAACCACATCGCGCCGACCTTCGCCGACCGCCCGCTCGACGCGGTCACCAAGGCCGAGGTCAAGGCGTGGTGGGCGGCGCTGCTCGTGAAGCCCAAGAACGGCAACCCGAAGAACGGCAGCCTCTCGAGGGCCACGTGCGCCAAGGTCTACCGACTGCTCCGCCAGCTGTTCGGCGCTGCGGTCGAGGACGACCTGCTCGGCGCGAACCCCTGCCAGATCAGAGGGGCGGCGCAGGAGCCCGACTACAGCCTCGCCTACGACGAGCCGCCCGATGCCGACGAGGTCCGTGCGTTCGCAGCTGCCGTCGGAGATAGGTACTCGGCCATGGTCCTGCTGGCGGGCTTCGGCGGGCTCCGGTGGGGCGAGGTGGTCGGCTTACAGCGCCGTCACATCGACCTGACCAAGGGCACCGTGCGGGTGGTCCAGCAGATCGTTCGCCAGGGCGGCAGCGCCATCGACGTCGGGGAGACGAAGACGAGCGCCGGGCGGCGCACGGTCTGGCTCCACCCCGAGGCGGTGGACGCCCTGCGGGTGCACCTCGCAACGCACGTGGCGAGCGGGCCGACCGCGTACCTGTTCACGGCTCCCGAGGGCGGGCTCGTCAGGAACCAGAACTGGCGCAAGCGTGTGTGGCTGCCGGCGACGGTCGCGGTCGGCCGGGAGGGTCGGCGCTTCCATGACCTGCGCCACGCAGCTGCCACGTTCGCCGCACTGACCGGCGCGAGCACGAAGGACCTCATGGCCCGCATGGGCCATAAGAGCCAGGCGGCGGCGATCCGGTACCAGCACGCCACGCAGTCGGAGCAGGCAGCCATCGCCGAACGCCTCGCCGCACTGCTCGCCACCCCGGCGACGAAGCCCGACCTCCGACTGGTGGAGGGCGACGGGTAA
- a CDS encoding ribbon-helix-helix protein, CopG family translates to MAAQQAQYTEEFFVRLRPDQRAALDEVAAATGRSRSEALRGFIDHGFDIYRRSVAAIDAADPAEVLDALVAAGATHDQIAHAIHERNH, encoded by the coding sequence ATGGCAGCCCAGCAAGCCCAATACACGGAGGAGTTCTTCGTCAGATTGCGACCCGACCAGCGGGCTGCACTCGACGAGGTAGCCGCCGCCACGGGGCGCTCCCGCAGCGAGGCACTGCGTGGGTTCATCGATCACGGCTTCGACATCTACCGCCGCTCGGTGGCAGCCATCGACGCCGCCGACCCCGCCGAGGTGCTGGACGCCCTGGTGGCAGCTGGGGCCACGCACGACCAGATCGCACACGCCATCCACGAGAGGAACCACTGA